One window from the genome of Ensifer canadensis encodes:
- a CDS encoding type I secretion system permease/ATPase — MRDTVRNETISNAQILGVLRQDEIINPRLLILQAKRVFLSVSLYAALLSVCISLLQLTIPLFMLQIHDRVLNSQSFDTLTMLTLLAISALVVYGVLDLIRALAFQAMGSAIVRRLNAPVLASAVQASVNQGLTRAAQSLRDLSELRSFLTSSAVVAPLDAAWSPIFLGALFLLHPLFGLIGVVSVVLLVCCGLVNDLMTRQLTKEANQANVEAVSKIAGSLRHAEAIEAMGMLPALARRWRGLQIHALGALEAGGTRSRAMASLTRSLRYSIQVITLAAGALLVLDQAITPGPMMASSILVGRLLIPFDTIIENWRQWVLAIAGWRRLEAAIGEDLAIRQTTPTPHSVGDVGDMIVDKLVYAVPGVEVPIIKGISFSLSPGEVLGVVGPSAAGKSTLARLLVGILKPTSGGVFLDGHNTYLWERGSFGESVGYLPQSVSLLEGTIRENIARMEDGDPYKVIEAARLAEVHEMIGRLPLGYDTPVGDGHLTLSGGQRQRIALARCLYNRPRLVVLDEPNANLDSLGERALVRAIQRMRDQGAIVIMIAHRPSIMQVADKLLVLENGRISQFGPRTDILTTVPGPGETRREVASA, encoded by the coding sequence ATGCGTGATACTGTTCGGAACGAGACGATAAGCAACGCTCAAATTTTAGGGGTTCTGCGCCAGGATGAAATTATCAATCCAAGATTGCTAATATTGCAAGCCAAGCGTGTGTTTCTTTCCGTATCACTTTACGCCGCATTGCTCAGTGTCTGCATAAGCCTGCTTCAGCTCACGATACCGCTGTTCATGTTGCAGATTCATGACAGGGTTCTCAACAGCCAGAGCTTTGATACGCTCACCATGCTGACGCTGCTCGCGATCAGCGCATTGGTCGTCTATGGGGTCCTAGATCTTATCCGAGCCCTTGCTTTCCAAGCGATGGGCAGCGCCATCGTGCGAAGACTGAATGCTCCGGTTCTGGCATCGGCGGTGCAGGCATCGGTGAACCAGGGGCTTACTCGCGCCGCCCAATCCCTCCGCGACCTGTCGGAACTTCGCAGCTTCCTCACTTCATCGGCTGTGGTCGCGCCGCTCGACGCCGCTTGGTCCCCGATCTTTCTAGGGGCGCTGTTCCTGCTGCATCCGCTTTTCGGCCTGATCGGCGTCGTGTCCGTGGTGTTGCTCGTGTGCTGCGGACTGGTCAACGATTTGATGACGCGCCAGCTCACCAAAGAGGCCAACCAGGCGAATGTCGAAGCGGTCTCGAAGATCGCCGGCTCCCTTAGGCACGCCGAAGCGATCGAGGCGATGGGTATGTTGCCGGCGCTCGCAAGGCGCTGGCGTGGCCTGCAAATCCACGCTTTGGGCGCTCTTGAGGCCGGAGGAACCAGGAGCAGGGCGATGGCGTCGCTGACGCGCAGCCTGCGCTATTCGATCCAAGTGATCACGCTCGCCGCCGGCGCCCTGCTGGTTCTCGACCAGGCCATCACCCCCGGCCCGATGATGGCTTCGAGCATCCTTGTCGGCCGTCTGCTCATCCCCTTCGACACGATCATTGAAAACTGGCGCCAATGGGTGCTTGCCATTGCCGGCTGGCGCCGGCTCGAGGCGGCGATCGGCGAAGATCTGGCAATCCGCCAGACGACACCGACGCCCCATTCGGTCGGCGACGTGGGCGACATGATTGTGGATAAACTCGTTTACGCCGTCCCCGGCGTCGAGGTTCCGATCATCAAGGGCATTTCCTTCTCGCTTTCCCCCGGCGAAGTGCTGGGCGTGGTCGGCCCGTCGGCCGCCGGAAAATCGACGCTGGCCCGGCTGCTGGTCGGCATCTTGAAGCCGACCTCGGGTGGGGTCTTTCTCGATGGCCACAATACTTATCTTTGGGAGCGCGGGTCCTTTGGGGAATCGGTCGGATACCTCCCGCAATCGGTATCGCTGCTGGAGGGCACGATCCGGGAAAACATTGCCAGAATGGAAGATGGGGACCCCTACAAGGTCATCGAGGCCGCGCGGCTTGCAGAAGTGCACGAGATGATCGGCCGCCTGCCGCTCGGCTATGACACGCCCGTCGGCGATGGTCACCTGACGCTTTCCGGTGGACAAAGGCAGCGCATCGCGCTGGCGCGCTGCCTCTACAATCGCCCGCGCCTAGTCGTTCTCGATGAACCCAATGCCAACCTCGATTCGCTTGGCGAGCGCGCGCTGGTGCGTGCGATCCAGCGCATGCGCGACCAGGGTGCCATCGTCATCATGATCGCCCACCGGCCATCGATCATGCAGGTCGCCGACAAGCTTCTTGTCCTCGAAAATGGTCGTATCAGCCAGTTTGGGCCGCGAACGGATATCCTGACGACCGTGCCTGGGCCCGGCGAAACTCGGCGCGAGGTTGCTTCCGCATGA
- a CDS encoding HlyD family type I secretion periplasmic adaptor subunit, translated as MTDKQMLPLRPQPSEPVVRPLAKIAPQAAPTLADIDEAHSERALRRLMVAGLATIIVSFGGFFTWAVSTELSSATVANGSVIVDSKRKTISHFEGGVMGRLLVQEGEQVAVGQPLILLEDTRARSNLNALTSRRIGLIARLARLKAEQDGAAAIAFPKNFGEAGEIAVDEAIKAENVFFDKRHEAKAGRVDVQTKTIEEYGEQTKSLLIQLEATDRQIALITEQRTAIATLVEKGFVQRAKLIEVDTRLSELARARGELAGDKAQAEKARAGAQLALIGIESEFQSTIAGEITTARIDLTDVEEQIVAAKDVLRRMEIRSPQAGVVSNIWLRTPGSAVTPGQPLMEIVPEDEPLVVEMRVNPRDIDSISVGSPTQIRLTAYNQRSRMPFNGAVTYIAADQTVDEKSGASYFTARAKIDAASLAADPDVRLYPGAPAEVLIVHKARRAIDYLVSPLTESFNRAFRED; from the coding sequence ATGACCGACAAACAGATGCTTCCGCTTCGTCCGCAGCCTTCAGAGCCCGTTGTCAGACCGCTGGCAAAAATCGCCCCTCAGGCGGCACCGACCCTGGCCGATATCGATGAGGCGCATTCCGAACGCGCGCTTCGCCGCCTGATGGTGGCGGGGCTTGCGACCATCATCGTATCCTTCGGTGGCTTCTTCACATGGGCGGTGTCGACGGAACTCAGCAGCGCGACCGTTGCCAACGGCAGCGTGATCGTCGACTCCAAGCGCAAGACGATCAGCCATTTCGAAGGAGGTGTCATGGGGCGCCTTCTGGTTCAGGAGGGCGAACAGGTGGCCGTGGGTCAGCCGCTCATCCTCTTGGAAGACACGCGGGCACGCTCCAACTTGAATGCCCTCACCAGCCGTCGCATCGGCCTCATTGCCAGGCTCGCCAGGCTCAAGGCGGAACAGGACGGCGCCGCCGCAATCGCCTTCCCAAAAAATTTCGGCGAAGCCGGCGAGATCGCCGTCGACGAAGCGATCAAGGCGGAGAATGTCTTCTTCGACAAGCGACACGAGGCCAAGGCCGGGCGCGTCGACGTTCAGACGAAAACGATCGAGGAATATGGCGAACAGACAAAATCGCTGCTCATCCAGCTCGAAGCGACCGACCGGCAGATCGCCCTCATCACCGAACAGCGCACCGCAATCGCCACGCTGGTCGAGAAGGGCTTCGTGCAGCGCGCGAAGCTCATCGAGGTCGATACGCGCCTGAGTGAGCTCGCCAGAGCGCGCGGCGAACTGGCCGGAGACAAGGCGCAGGCAGAAAAGGCAAGGGCTGGCGCCCAACTCGCGTTGATCGGCATCGAAAGCGAGTTTCAATCGACCATCGCGGGTGAGATAACCACGGCGCGCATCGACCTGACGGATGTCGAAGAACAGATCGTTGCGGCAAAGGATGTCTTGCGGCGCATGGAAATCCGCTCGCCCCAGGCAGGCGTGGTCAGCAACATCTGGCTGCGTACCCCCGGAAGTGCTGTCACGCCTGGCCAGCCCCTGATGGAAATCGTACCCGAAGACGAGCCGTTGGTCGTCGAGATGCGCGTCAACCCTCGTGACATCGACAGCATATCGGTGGGCTCTCCGACGCAGATCCGTCTGACCGCCTACAATCAGCGCTCGCGCATGCCCTTCAATGGCGCGGTGACCTACATTGCCGCGGACCAGACGGTCGATGAGAAGTCGGGTGCCTCCTATTTCACCGCTCGCGCCAAGATCGATGCGGCGTCTCTTGCTGCCGATCCCGATGTTCGCCTGTATCCGGGGGCGCCTGCCGAGGTGCTGATCGTGCACAAGGCACGCCGCGCCATCGACTACCTGGTGTCTCCTCTGACAGAAAGCTTCAATCGCGCCTTCAGGGAAGATTGA
- a CDS encoding calcium-binding protein, whose protein sequence is MATLEGGAYDDALFGSRFNDFIHARAGDDFVSGGNGHDIIFGDEGDDQLFGGNGNDTLFGGEGDDVLYGENGNDTLTGGWGDDLLSGGNGSDILLGGQGNDFLSGGKGSDMLFGGGGNDVIDGGAGDDLLVGGAGSDVFVFDGGGGNDVILDFTPGEDLLQISKGINGLDITSPDDLASRVTQVGGNVIIDLGHGDSLTLVNVDVDDIHANPENYFTVH, encoded by the coding sequence ATGGCCACACTAGAAGGCGGCGCATACGACGACGCGCTGTTCGGCTCTCGCTTCAACGATTTCATCCATGCTCGAGCGGGTGATGATTTCGTGAGCGGCGGCAACGGACATGACATCATTTTCGGTGACGAAGGTGACGACCAGCTTTTCGGCGGCAACGGCAACGATACGCTGTTTGGCGGCGAAGGCGACGACGTTCTCTATGGCGAGAACGGCAACGATACGCTGACCGGTGGATGGGGTGATGATCTCCTTTCCGGCGGCAATGGCAGCGACATTTTGCTCGGCGGTCAGGGTAACGACTTCCTGTCCGGCGGCAAAGGCAGCGACATGCTCTTCGGCGGTGGCGGCAATGACGTCATCGACGGCGGCGCTGGCGACGACCTCCTGGTTGGCGGTGCCGGCAGTGACGTCTTCGTATTCGACGGCGGCGGCGGCAACGACGTCATCCTCGACTTCACGCCCGGTGAAGATCTGCTGCAGATCTCGAAGGGCATCAATGGTCTCGATATCACCTCGCCTGACGACCTCGCTTCGCGGGTCACCCAGGTCGGCGGCAATGTCATCATCGACCTCGGCCACGGCGATTCACTGACCCTGGTCAACGTCGACGTCGACGACATTCACGCAAATCCCGAGAACTATTTCACGGTTCACTAA
- a CDS encoding glycosyltransferase family 2 protein — protein sequence MSAVIAVEGSDSAVPIGIEPASGLPPLDMEQLFLELAPEARIRFLNVLLTTWRSAFKVASDPYFSLIVEDALNALAPTPRPARITCELGRGRFLIETTINPEFDDKLGIYVVSAASVSQLRPKAIIRRGTRSAWQACHFIAEMPSLSPPFQIVLLSKNGIAIRQLSEREAQCPSLTRWWADNRDALELRELLVQHLAAWPNGGPATAIDLQVRAPLKERHVPRAAQQPSGQVDLALALSDSLLVGGWYHDPSSMLAGIDYLQADGKAVPLDGNIYEFPGWAQTQADKSKTDVTGFVARLPLDQPLGPLLQPRFQMRLASGAVKSLIPPPQPFEPVLQRNQILRAVPPQHAIDDAFRTILAPALREVEQRLGKTVEVKRTRDYGLPQHAPLVSIVIPLYKVLDFLRFQLSGMATDPWLMENAELVFVLDSPEIQDETEHLLGGLHLLHGLPMRLVVMNRNGGYARACNTGARMARGSVLVMLNSDVVPCEPGWVQTLIDPIMSGAFGAVGPRLIFEDRSLQHAGLYFGRDQRGIWLNHHFYKGMPSDYMPAQQARTVPGVTGACLVTTRDLYESVGGFTEDYIIGDYEDSDLCLKIRRAGFEIGYEPSACLYHFERQSIRRSQDYMRGVASQYNSWLHTQRWDDDIAALMARDYRSPSSPKTASPDDHAIEWTNA from the coding sequence ATGTCGGCTGTCATTGCCGTCGAAGGCAGCGACAGCGCAGTGCCGATCGGCATCGAACCGGCAAGCGGTCTGCCTCCACTCGACATGGAGCAGCTGTTCCTGGAACTCGCGCCGGAAGCGCGTATCAGATTTCTCAACGTCCTGCTGACGACGTGGCGAAGCGCATTCAAGGTCGCTAGCGACCCATATTTCTCACTTATCGTCGAAGACGCCCTCAACGCATTGGCGCCAACGCCTCGACCGGCGCGCATCACCTGCGAGCTGGGCCGCGGACGGTTCTTGATCGAAACGACCATCAATCCGGAGTTCGACGACAAGCTCGGGATCTATGTCGTGAGCGCTGCAAGCGTCAGCCAATTAAGGCCGAAGGCGATCATCCGTCGCGGCACACGCTCGGCCTGGCAGGCCTGCCACTTCATTGCCGAGATGCCAAGCCTCAGCCCACCCTTTCAGATTGTGCTGCTCAGCAAGAACGGCATCGCCATAAGACAGCTTTCCGAGCGCGAAGCGCAATGTCCAAGCCTTACGCGCTGGTGGGCAGACAATCGCGACGCGCTCGAACTGCGCGAATTGCTCGTTCAGCATCTCGCCGCCTGGCCGAACGGTGGACCGGCGACCGCAATCGACCTGCAGGTCCGGGCGCCCTTGAAAGAGCGTCACGTTCCGAGAGCGGCACAGCAGCCATCCGGACAGGTCGACCTGGCGCTCGCCCTTTCCGACAGCCTGCTGGTCGGCGGATGGTATCATGATCCGTCATCCATGCTCGCCGGCATCGACTATCTGCAGGCGGATGGCAAAGCGGTGCCGCTGGACGGCAATATCTACGAATTCCCCGGATGGGCGCAGACACAGGCCGACAAATCGAAGACGGACGTGACCGGCTTCGTTGCCCGTCTACCCCTCGATCAACCGCTCGGCCCGCTGCTTCAGCCGCGTTTTCAGATGCGGCTCGCCTCCGGGGCCGTGAAATCCCTCATCCCGCCGCCGCAACCCTTCGAACCCGTGCTGCAGCGAAACCAGATCCTGCGCGCGGTCCCGCCGCAACACGCCATCGACGATGCATTCCGCACGATACTTGCGCCGGCGCTGCGAGAAGTGGAGCAACGTCTGGGCAAGACGGTCGAGGTCAAGCGGACGAGAGACTATGGCCTGCCGCAGCATGCACCGCTCGTTTCCATCGTCATCCCGCTCTACAAGGTTCTCGATTTTCTCCGCTTTCAGCTGTCGGGCATGGCGACGGACCCCTGGCTCATGGAAAACGCGGAACTGGTCTTCGTTCTGGATTCCCCGGAAATTCAGGACGAGACCGAGCATCTGCTCGGCGGGCTGCATCTGTTGCACGGTTTGCCCATGCGGCTGGTGGTCATGAACCGGAACGGCGGCTACGCGCGGGCGTGCAATACCGGCGCGCGTATGGCGCGCGGCTCCGTTCTGGTCATGCTCAATTCCGATGTCGTGCCCTGCGAACCCGGCTGGGTGCAGACGCTGATAGATCCGATCATGAGCGGGGCGTTCGGCGCGGTCGGCCCCAGGCTGATCTTCGAAGACAGATCGCTGCAGCACGCGGGCCTCTATTTCGGCCGCGACCAGCGTGGGATCTGGCTGAACCACCACTTCTACAAGGGCATGCCCAGCGACTACATGCCGGCGCAGCAGGCGCGAACGGTTCCCGGTGTCACGGGCGCCTGCCTCGTCACCACGAGGGATCTCTACGAGAGCGTCGGCGGCTTCACCGAGGACTATATCATCGGTGATTATGAAGACAGCGACCTTTGCCTGAAGATCCGCCGGGCCGGCTTCGAGATCGGCTACGAGCCGTCGGCCTGCCTGTATCACTTCGAGCGCCAGTCGATCCGGCGCAGCCAGGACTACATGCGCGGGGTCGCCAGCCAATACAACTCCTGGCTCCACACCCAGCGCTGGGACGATGACATCGCCGCGCTGATGGCGCGCGACTATCGATCGCCGAGCAGCCCCAAGACCGCGTCTCCCGATGACCACGCAATTGAATGGACGAATGCATGA
- a CDS encoding class I SAM-dependent methyltransferase — MIDALPRDEIGAPPPLDDAHLRWLTDSVSRNRFLPQPDANSIFVGDGDFRAIGAEFLGHFIRMGGLRANHRVLDIGCGIGRMAVPLTQYLDGDRGRYDGLDPVEGGIRWCRATVTPTYPNFTFQRLDIAHDLYNPTGTIKGRELKLPFADAQFDFIIMTSVVTHLPADEVMAYLAEIVRVLAHGGRLFMTAFIVDEIARRNATGRRDPRLAFERAGQGPCWFVPGQPPLAAVGFDDGFLDGAFNRTGLSLALKSFGHWREPGGTHYQDVLVGERHRSRP; from the coding sequence ATGATCGATGCCCTGCCCCGCGATGAAATCGGTGCACCACCGCCACTGGACGACGCACATCTTCGCTGGCTGACCGACAGCGTGTCGCGCAACCGGTTCCTTCCGCAGCCGGACGCGAACAGCATTTTTGTCGGCGACGGTGATTTCCGTGCGATCGGCGCGGAGTTTCTCGGACATTTCATCCGCATGGGCGGCTTGCGGGCCAATCATCGCGTTCTCGATATCGGCTGCGGCATCGGCCGCATGGCCGTGCCGCTCACCCAATATCTCGATGGCGACCGAGGCCGTTATGATGGCCTCGATCCCGTGGAGGGCGGCATCCGCTGGTGCCGGGCGACCGTGACGCCGACCTATCCGAACTTCACCTTCCAACGCCTCGACATCGCCCATGATCTCTACAACCCGACGGGGACGATCAAGGGCCGGGAACTGAAACTGCCATTTGCAGACGCGCAGTTCGATTTCATCATCATGACGTCGGTCGTCACGCACCTGCCGGCTGACGAGGTCATGGCCTATCTGGCGGAGATCGTCCGGGTCCTGGCACATGGCGGCCGTTTGTTCATGACAGCCTTCATCGTCGACGAGATCGCCAGGCGAAATGCCACGGGGCGGCGCGATCCGCGCCTTGCCTTCGAGCGCGCCGGCCAGGGGCCCTGCTGGTTCGTACCGGGTCAGCCGCCGTTGGCCGCCGTCGGCTTCGACGATGGTTTTCTCGACGGCGCGTTCAATCGCACCGGTCTCTCGCTCGCGCTCAAGTCCTTTGGCCATTGGCGCGAACCGGGCGGCACACACTATCAAGATGTGCTCGTGGGTGAGCGTCACCGGAGCCGCCCATGA
- a CDS encoding glycosyltransferase family 4 protein: MSERILVVAHNHPALHPGGTEVFAHDLFRAYQRAGHEALFLGAVNQVHREARPGTSFQAIGPTGDEILLWAGHFDRFFMSQIDLYGFVPDLVELLREFRPDVVHLHHILLMGAEFPHIVRRALPACKIVMTLHDYYPICHHDGLMVRTDKRELCHGSSPDRCHACFKDIKPDRFALREQHLKALLSTIDRFAAPSEFLKRRYVDWGIAEDRISVIANGLPPQAFEAGKDKPKSGRPVFGYFGNLNPWKGIKVLLEAARQLIADGVDFELRVHGGAPFQTQEFVADIDRLFSETAPFVQRRGPYRREDVAALIGGVDCTVVPSIWWENAPLVIQEAQAQGRPVIASNIGGMAELVRNGVNGLTVAPDDPRQLAAAMRQVIEKPTLLRQLSGRAVRPDDIDTTAGRYLALFNLQQVQAA, encoded by the coding sequence ATGAGCGAGCGCATTCTCGTGGTGGCGCACAATCATCCGGCCCTTCATCCCGGCGGCACGGAAGTCTTTGCGCACGATCTCTTCCGCGCCTACCAGCGCGCAGGACACGAGGCGCTGTTCCTGGGCGCGGTCAACCAGGTCCATCGCGAGGCCAGACCGGGCACGAGTTTCCAGGCCATAGGGCCGACAGGCGACGAAATCCTGCTTTGGGCGGGGCATTTCGATCGCTTTTTCATGAGCCAGATCGACCTTTACGGTTTCGTGCCGGATCTGGTGGAACTGCTGCGCGAATTCCGGCCCGATGTGGTTCATCTCCACCATATTCTGCTCATGGGCGCCGAGTTTCCACATATCGTGCGCAGAGCGTTGCCGGCGTGCAAGATCGTCATGACCCTGCATGATTACTACCCGATTTGCCATCATGACGGTCTGATGGTGCGCACCGACAAGCGGGAGCTCTGCCACGGCTCTAGTCCGGACCGTTGTCACGCCTGCTTCAAGGACATCAAGCCCGACCGCTTCGCGCTCAGGGAACAACATCTCAAGGCGCTTCTGAGCACGATTGATCGTTTTGCTGCGCCGAGCGAGTTCCTGAAACGACGCTATGTCGACTGGGGAATTGCCGAAGACCGCATCTCCGTCATCGCCAACGGCCTACCGCCCCAGGCGTTTGAGGCCGGCAAGGACAAACCCAAGAGCGGACGCCCCGTCTTCGGCTATTTCGGCAATCTGAACCCTTGGAAAGGGATCAAGGTGCTGCTGGAGGCGGCGCGCCAGCTGATCGCCGATGGCGTCGACTTCGAGCTGCGCGTCCATGGCGGCGCACCGTTTCAGACCCAGGAATTCGTCGCCGACATCGACCGCCTGTTTTCCGAAACCGCACCCTTCGTCCAGCGGCGCGGCCCCTACCGCCGAGAAGATGTGGCAGCCCTCATCGGCGGCGTCGACTGCACCGTTGTCCCCTCCATCTGGTGGGAAAATGCGCCGCTGGTGATCCAGGAGGCGCAGGCGCAGGGACGCCCGGTGATCGCCAGCAATATCGGCGGAATGGCCGAACTGGTCAGGAACGGCGTCAATGGCCTGACCGTGGCACCCGACGATCCACGCCAGCTCGCAGCCGCCATGCGGCAGGTCATCGAAAAGCCGACGCTTCTGCGACAGCTTTCCGGCCGAGCCGTTCGCCCTGATGACATCGACACCACAGCCGGTCGTTACCTTGCTCTTTTCAATCTCCAGCAGGTTCAGGCCGCATAA
- a CDS encoding glycosyltransferase family 4 protein, which produces MREQKLRVLVISHAHPSFSLGGAEIASHNLHRGLNAMEGVESVYLAAASPPLQRHASSALMSARLPQEEVLFHTDAYDHFHLANEDVESIERDLLRFVRDVKPDVIHFHHVLGFGLEALYAVRSALPDAAILLTLHEFVPICHNHGQMVKRPTGQLCEQASPTACNSCFPDIPASRFLRREALVRAMLLDMVDAFVAPSAFLAKRYAEWGIDRQRIHVIENGIMGEEATPVRELARSDARRNRFAFFGQMTPFKGVDVLIDAIGRVPDEIWGDDAYLMIFGANLERQPVEFQARMKKLIERAGRRVRFYGSYQNADLPKLMRSVDWVIFPSIWWENSPVVIQEALLHRRPIICSDIGGMAEKVRDGADGLHFRAGNGQHLADRIVEVLNDDTVWDRLRSSMRGPFSSKDCAREHLGVYRSLLREKDGAAQREHRIEMRVSSQFQ; this is translated from the coding sequence ATGAGGGAGCAAAAGCTTCGCGTCCTGGTGATCTCGCATGCGCACCCCTCGTTTTCGCTTGGAGGGGCGGAGATCGCTTCGCACAACCTGCATCGCGGCCTGAACGCGATGGAAGGTGTCGAATCCGTGTATCTGGCGGCCGCCTCCCCGCCACTGCAACGACACGCCTCGTCGGCGCTGATGAGTGCGCGCCTGCCGCAGGAAGAGGTGTTGTTCCACACCGATGCCTATGATCATTTTCACCTCGCGAATGAGGACGTCGAGTCGATCGAGCGTGATCTCCTGCGCTTCGTGCGCGATGTGAAACCGGATGTCATTCATTTCCATCACGTTCTGGGTTTCGGTCTCGAGGCCCTCTATGCGGTGCGCTCCGCACTGCCAGACGCGGCAATCCTTCTCACCCTTCATGAATTCGTGCCGATCTGCCACAACCACGGCCAGATGGTAAAACGCCCGACTGGTCAGCTTTGCGAGCAAGCTTCGCCGACCGCCTGCAACAGCTGTTTTCCGGATATTCCGGCATCAAGGTTCCTCCGGCGTGAGGCGCTCGTGCGCGCCATGCTCCTCGATATGGTCGACGCGTTCGTTGCGCCGAGCGCCTTTCTCGCCAAGCGCTATGCGGAGTGGGGCATAGATCGCCAACGCATTCACGTCATCGAAAACGGGATTATGGGCGAGGAAGCGACACCCGTGCGCGAACTTGCGCGAAGCGACGCGCGACGCAACCGCTTCGCCTTCTTCGGCCAGATGACGCCGTTCAAGGGCGTCGACGTGCTGATCGATGCCATCGGCCGCGTACCGGATGAGATCTGGGGCGATGACGCCTACCTGATGATCTTCGGCGCCAATCTCGAGCGCCAACCGGTCGAATTCCAGGCGCGGATGAAGAAGCTGATCGAGCGAGCCGGTCGTCGGGTGCGCTTTTACGGCAGCTACCAAAATGCGGATCTGCCGAAGCTCATGCGCTCCGTCGATTGGGTGATCTTCCCATCGATCTGGTGGGAGAACTCACCCGTCGTCATCCAGGAAGCGCTGCTGCACCGCCGGCCGATCATCTGCTCCGACATTGGCGGCATGGCCGAGAAAGTTCGCGATGGCGCTGATGGCCTGCATTTTCGCGCCGGCAACGGCCAGCACCTCGCGGATCGGATCGTCGAGGTCCTGAACGACGACACGGTCTGGGACCGCTTGCGCAGCAGCATGCGCGGTCCCTTCAGCTCCAAGGATTGCGCACGGGAACACCTGGGCGTCTATCGCAGCCTGCTGCGCGAGAAAGACGGTGCCGCGCAACGCGAACATCGCATCGAGATGCGCGTCTCGTCACAGTTCCAATGA
- a CDS encoding polysaccharide pyruvyl transferase family protein: MARILVMIPAGEVYAHDSVRWYQHQDIQSHINHYHNMGDAFVFDSSLKLLRFEELGVLEISEFRPRDIARLREEYDYVFLRGSNYIHDAMNWEAAATVLKALGLPVIGFGIGAQAPVDGKIRLSDDTRAVLRLMSESTASIGVRGAYSAEVLWDLGIRNVRIIGCPTAFRLNDPELRITLPPLEQVRKVGVTVRREVSNAYAKDIERYLGFHRELVKTVAGRFETVLLTQGEVEEKKLVLGDEAQREEALAALKADHWTSSWYLDEVMLRLYQQRLFYSDVVADYERLIRAQDLVLGYRLHGNLMALANGVPSIYCTYDSRTAEFCDTFKIPSFDIFGQQAFCLEDYWDQALFDRYNRAWFHTYGEMYRFLTENGVEHKMHDILKSPPAKISRVA, from the coding sequence TTGGCACGCATATTGGTCATGATCCCCGCCGGTGAAGTCTACGCACATGACAGCGTTCGCTGGTATCAACATCAAGACATCCAGTCTCACATCAACCACTACCACAATATGGGCGATGCCTTCGTCTTCGACTCGTCGCTGAAACTGCTGCGGTTCGAAGAACTCGGTGTGCTCGAAATATCGGAATTCAGGCCACGCGACATCGCCCGGCTTCGCGAGGAATACGACTACGTGTTCCTGCGCGGATCAAATTACATTCACGACGCCATGAACTGGGAGGCGGCAGCAACGGTCCTGAAGGCGCTCGGCCTGCCTGTGATCGGCTTCGGCATCGGCGCGCAGGCGCCGGTGGATGGAAAAATCAGGCTCTCCGACGATACGCGCGCCGTTCTGCGTCTGATGTCGGAATCGACGGCATCAATCGGTGTGCGGGGCGCCTATTCGGCCGAGGTTCTGTGGGATCTCGGCATCCGCAACGTCCGGATCATCGGATGCCCGACCGCCTTCCGCCTGAACGATCCGGAATTGCGCATCACGCTGCCGCCGCTCGAACAGGTCCGCAAGGTCGGGGTCACCGTCAGGCGAGAAGTCTCCAATGCCTATGCCAAGGATATCGAACGCTATCTCGGCTTCCACCGCGAACTGGTGAAAACCGTGGCAGGGCGCTTCGAGACCGTGCTGTTGACGCAGGGCGAGGTCGAGGAAAAGAAGCTTGTCCTGGGAGACGAGGCCCAGCGCGAAGAAGCACTCGCCGCGCTCAAGGCCGACCATTGGACATCGTCTTGGTATCTCGATGAGGTGATGCTGCGCCTCTACCAGCAAAGGCTGTTCTATTCCGATGTGGTTGCCGATTACGAACGGCTGATCCGCGCCCAGGACCTGGTGCTCGGCTACCGCCTGCACGGCAATCTCATGGCGCTGGCGAATGGGGTTCCGTCGATCTACTGCACCTATGACAGCCGAACGGCCGAGTTCTGCGACACATTCAAGATCCCCAGTTTCGACATCTTCGGGCAGCAGGCGTTCTGCCTCGAGGACTATTGGGACCAGGCCCTCTTCGATAGGTACAACCGTGCCTGGTTCCACACCTACGGCGAAATGTACCGTTTCCTTACTGAAAATGGTGTCGAGCACAAGATGCACGACATCCTCAAATCCCCACCCGCAAAAATCTCCCGAGTTGCTTGA